In Oryza sativa Japonica Group chromosome 2, ASM3414082v1, the following are encoded in one genomic region:
- the LOC4330883 gene encoding uncharacterized protein — protein sequence MELLLLPSRGAATRPLHQPSRRRVAGVFTARPAAVASSSNVEVIDTTAAAAARGDVAKNRQEWRAAGGLGLGLNLSEDMRRGMMWRMLAPPAAAVAAEAAFLRVLDGAASDAAPAWAGSAGSAVLFAVGLLGFHYGFLSSRWNAAERGSLVGWELAASHWSELSMAKHSSIDDEVDDDEDEEEEDEDEEEVEDEDTD from the coding sequence ATGGAGTTGCTGCTCCTCCCTTCTCGAGGCGCCGCCACACGCCCGCTTCACCAACCGAGCCGGCGACGCGTCGCCGGCGTGTTCACCgcccggccggcggcggtggcaagcTCCAGCAACGTCGAGGTCATCGACACcaccgctgcggcggcggcgaggggggacGTCGCCAAGAACCGCCAAGAatggcgcgcggcgggcggGCTCGGGCTCGGGCTCAACCTGTCGGAGGACATGAGGCGCGGGATGATGTGGCGGATGCTGGCGCCacccgcggcggcggtcgcggcggAGGCCGCGTTCCTGAGGGTGCTTGACGGCGCGGCGAGCGACGCGGCGCCGGCCTGGGCCGGCTCCGCGGGCTCCGCCGTGCTGTTCGCCGTGGGGCTGCTCGGTTTCCACTACGGGTTCCTGTCGTCGAGGTGGAACGCCGCGGAGAGGGGCTCGCTGGTGGGGTGGGAGCTCGCCGCTAGCCACTGGAGCGAACTGTCCATGGCCAAGCATTCCTCCATAGACGACgaagtggacgacgacgaggacgaggaggaggaagacgaagatgaGGAAGAAGTAGAAGATGAAGACACTGACTAA